One Salvia splendens isolate huo1 chromosome 12, SspV2, whole genome shotgun sequence genomic window carries:
- the LOC121759329 gene encoding cyclin-H1-1-like isoform X2 produces the protein MEVDVDGSFSYAEPQTDAKASADKHSRPKALKIEEEQLLRAFYEFKIQDVCDALTLPHKIQATALIYFKRFYLQWSVMEHHPKNIMLTCIYAACKAEENHVSAEQLGIGIEQDHHMILDNEMLVLQSLGFDLIVYSPYRPLQGFITDMEEFGDANERQPEIMKNFHESAKAEVDRIMRTEAPLLFPPGQLALAAVRRSCELHNAIDFERYLKNVHYRQHPAHGISELYLNMNAIDVLINKLETPTSKDVKHIDRKLKSCLDPASHEKSKKRKHRSNEGSSEMHVM, from the exons ATGGAAGTAGATGTTGATGGATCTTTCTCTTATGCTGAACCACAAACTGATGCAAAGGCTAGTG CTGACAAGCATTCACGTCCAAAAGCTCTCAAGATAGAAGAAGAACAACTTTTGCGGGCCTTCTACGAGTTTAAAATCCAAGATGTTTGTGATGCCCTCACGCTTCCACATAAAATTCAG GCCACAGCTTTAATCTACTTCAAAAGGTTCTATTTGCAATGGTCCGTGATGGAGCATCATCCAAAGAATATAAT GTTAACATGCATATATGCTGCTTGTAAGGCCGAGGAGAACCATGTGTCAGCAGAGCAGCTTGGGATAGGGATCGAACAGGATCATCATATGATTCTTGATAATGAAATGCTGGTTCTTCAG AGTCTAGGATTTGACCTCATAGTCTATTCACCATATCGACCACTTCAAGGCTTTATCACTGATATGGAG GAGTTTGGTGATGCAAATGAGAGGCAGCCTGAGATTATGAAG AATTTTCATGAATCTGCCAAAGCTGAAGTTGATAGAATTATGCGTACGGAAGCTCCCCTTCTATTCCCACCAGGGCAG CTAGCATTGGCAGCTGTACGAAGATCTTGTGAGTTGCATAATGCTATCGACTTTGAGAG ATACCTGAAAAATGTGCACTATCGGCAGCATCCAGCTCATGGCATTTCAGAGCTCTATCTTAACATGAATGCAATTGATGTGTTG ATTAATAAGCTAGAGACCCCTACCTCGAAAGATGTAAAGCACATCGATAGGAAACTTAAATCATGCTTGGATCCAGCTTCACATGAGAA GAGCAAGAAACGAAAGCACAGATCAAATGAGGGTTCGAGCGAAATGCATGTCATGTAA
- the LOC121759329 gene encoding cyclin-H1-1-like isoform X1 translates to MADFATSTHRAKWIFTPQALKEKYKEANKRAKQALEKYGATRMEVDVDGSFSYAEPQTDAKASADKHSRPKALKIEEEQLLRAFYEFKIQDVCDALTLPHKIQATALIYFKRFYLQWSVMEHHPKNIMLTCIYAACKAEENHVSAEQLGIGIEQDHHMILDNEMLVLQSLGFDLIVYSPYRPLQGFITDMEEFGDANERQPEIMKNFHESAKAEVDRIMRTEAPLLFPPGQLALAAVRRSCELHNAIDFERYLKNVHYRQHPAHGISELYLNMNAIDVLINKLETPTSKDVKHIDRKLKSCLDPASHEKSKKRKHRSNEGSSEMHVM, encoded by the exons ATGGCAGATTTTGCGACTTCGACACACAGAGCGAAGTGGATATTCACGCCTCAGGCTCTT AAGGAAAAATACAAGGAAGCTAATAAACGAGCTAAGCAAGCACTTGAGAAG TATGGAGCTACACGGATGGAAGTAGATGTTGATGGATCTTTCTCTTATGCTGAACCACAAACTGATGCAAAGGCTAGTG CTGACAAGCATTCACGTCCAAAAGCTCTCAAGATAGAAGAAGAACAACTTTTGCGGGCCTTCTACGAGTTTAAAATCCAAGATGTTTGTGATGCCCTCACGCTTCCACATAAAATTCAG GCCACAGCTTTAATCTACTTCAAAAGGTTCTATTTGCAATGGTCCGTGATGGAGCATCATCCAAAGAATATAAT GTTAACATGCATATATGCTGCTTGTAAGGCCGAGGAGAACCATGTGTCAGCAGAGCAGCTTGGGATAGGGATCGAACAGGATCATCATATGATTCTTGATAATGAAATGCTGGTTCTTCAG AGTCTAGGATTTGACCTCATAGTCTATTCACCATATCGACCACTTCAAGGCTTTATCACTGATATGGAG GAGTTTGGTGATGCAAATGAGAGGCAGCCTGAGATTATGAAG AATTTTCATGAATCTGCCAAAGCTGAAGTTGATAGAATTATGCGTACGGAAGCTCCCCTTCTATTCCCACCAGGGCAG CTAGCATTGGCAGCTGTACGAAGATCTTGTGAGTTGCATAATGCTATCGACTTTGAGAG ATACCTGAAAAATGTGCACTATCGGCAGCATCCAGCTCATGGCATTTCAGAGCTCTATCTTAACATGAATGCAATTGATGTGTTG ATTAATAAGCTAGAGACCCCTACCTCGAAAGATGTAAAGCACATCGATAGGAAACTTAAATCATGCTTGGATCCAGCTTCACATGAGAA GAGCAAGAAACGAAAGCACAGATCAAATGAGGGTTCGAGCGAAATGCATGTCATGTAA